Proteins encoded in a region of the Malaciobacter mytili LMG 24559 genome:
- a CDS encoding murein hydrolase activator EnvC family protein, with amino-acid sequence MIKIIVSLFIIVNLSFASSKNIEKKIEANKNILDKNNSKKMRTSLKIKILVKQIETQNSELTKLETQIVNVNEDIKKHQELLDNSKKDLDNLQKKSENLIAEKKSSEEQIVDTIIENFISSIAIKLAQEHSEEELIDNEIYTLLSQHSKDQILKLNNNYETITQNKKENEKQIDKISEYIEERMAKKKELNTLISNHAKSLKSLEVKHEIYQNELKKVIQQQQNLASLLEDLNILKDKELEKERIARQKEQRRLLALKKQREKEQANKTSKTKAEMQEKYAQNIDLDVRMLGSSTKGVKISKYRGRKTISPLKDFEVLKKFGKYYDPVYKIQLFNESIVLKTKMTKAKVYSIFNGKIVYAKKNAGMLENVVIVQHKNGLHTIYSHLDEIAPTLRVGKWIKKGYVIGRVNDTLNFQATKDSFHIDPEDLFRI; translated from the coding sequence ATGATTAAAATTATAGTTTCTCTTTTTATTATTGTTAATTTATCATTTGCTTCAAGTAAAAATATTGAAAAAAAAATTGAAGCAAATAAAAATATTCTTGATAAAAATAACTCAAAAAAGATGAGAACAAGTCTTAAAATAAAAATATTGGTAAAACAAATAGAGACTCAAAATAGTGAACTTACTAAATTAGAAACACAAATTGTAAATGTTAATGAAGATATTAAAAAACACCAAGAATTACTTGATAATTCAAAAAAAGATTTAGATAATCTTCAAAAAAAATCTGAAAATTTAATTGCTGAAAAAAAGAGTAGTGAAGAACAAATAGTAGATACAATAATAGAAAATTTTATCTCATCTATTGCTATAAAATTAGCACAAGAACACTCAGAAGAAGAACTAATAGACAATGAAATTTATACTTTATTATCACAACACTCAAAAGATCAAATCTTAAAATTAAATAATAATTATGAAACTATTACTCAAAATAAAAAAGAAAATGAAAAACAAATAGATAAAATTAGTGAATATATAGAAGAAAGAATGGCAAAAAAAAAGGAGTTAAATACTCTAATATCTAATCATGCCAAATCTTTAAAATCTTTAGAAGTAAAACATGAAATTTATCAAAATGAACTAAAAAAAGTAATACAACAACAACAAAATTTAGCTTCACTACTTGAAGATCTAAATATCTTAAAAGATAAAGAGTTAGAAAAAGAAAGAATTGCTAGACAAAAAGAACAAAGAAGACTTTTAGCACTTAAAAAGCAAAGAGAAAAAGAACAAGCAAATAAAACTTCTAAAACTAAAGCTGAAATGCAAGAGAAATATGCTCAAAATATTGATTTAGATGTGAGAATGTTAGGTTCTTCTACAAAAGGGGTTAAAATCTCAAAATATAGAGGAAGAAAAACTATTTCACCTTTAAAAGATTTTGAAGTTTTAAAAAAATTTGGAAAGTATTATGACCCTGTATATAAAATCCAACTTTTTAATGAATCAATTGTTTTAAAAACAAAAATGACAAAAGCAAAAGTTTATTCTATTTTTAATGGAAAAATTGTTTATGCTAAAAAAAATGCAGGGATGTTAGAAAATGTTGTTATAGTTCAGCACAAAAATGGCTTACATACTATTTATTCACACTTAGATGAGATTGCTCCCACTTTAAGAGTAGGAAAATGGATAAAAAAAGGTTATGTAATAGGAAGGGTAAATGATACTTTAAATTTCCAAGCAACAAAAGACTCTTTTCATATAGACCCAGAAGATCTATTTAGAATCTAA
- a CDS encoding DUF234 domain-containing protein, whose amino-acid sequence MNIAVKYFTIFGGLDIKIDTSKPLLELIETHILKKYEELKREIHTLTGGYSVDHALLSAIALGDRRTNSSFKRAHISFEEGMKCVENLLDRDIIEIESSSQFLLDRRNDKKIAKKLLFTTPFLRFWFAFVSPIYKGIKSKDYKEFYKRYENRKDGFEEFIFEELCLEFLDEVYKEDKLKNIGKYWDENITINLVAKTSNNKIIAANCKYTNSKLKKKDLNKLIEDCKDIKLDAQIFILFSKSGFVNELKMLKNENLRLFTEKSLKALIK is encoded by the coding sequence ATGAATATTGCAGTTAAATATTTTACTATTTTTGGTGGATTAGATATAAAAATTGATACTTCTAAACCACTTTTAGAATTAATTGAGACGCATATATTAAAAAAGTATGAAGAGTTAAAAAGAGAAATTCATACCCTAACAGGTGGATATAGTGTAGATCACGCTTTATTATCTGCTATTGCACTTGGAGATAGAAGAACTAACTCTTCTTTTAAAAGAGCTCATATAAGCTTTGAAGAGGGGATGAAATGTGTAGAAAATTTACTTGATAGAGATATTATAGAAATAGAGTCTTCTTCACAATTTTTATTAGATAGAAGAAATGATAAAAAAATAGCTAAAAAACTTTTATTTACTACACCATTTTTGAGATTTTGGTTTGCCTTTGTCTCTCCAATATATAAAGGAATTAAAAGTAAAGATTATAAAGAGTTTTATAAAAGATATGAAAATAGAAAAGATGGCTTCGAAGAGTTTATTTTTGAAGAGTTATGTTTAGAATTTTTAGATGAAGTTTATAAAGAAGATAAACTAAAAAATATTGGAAAATATTGGGATGAAAATATAACTATTAATTTAGTTGCAAAAACTTCAAATAATAAAATTATTGCAGCAAATTGCAAATATACAAATAGTAAATTAAAGAAAAAAGATTTAAATAAACTTATAGAAGATTGTAAAGATATAAAATTAGATGCACAAATTTTTATTTTATTTTCAAAAAGTGGTTTTGTAAATGAATTAAAAATGCTAAAAAATGAAAATCTTAGATTATTTACTGAAAAAAGTTTAAAAGCTCTAATAAAATAG
- a CDS encoding tetrahydrodipicolinate N-succinyltransferase N-terminal domain-containing protein, translating to MAYTKEDFKQLVTDIQSQAWYKNPIGFGIARVDRGQLNSDKILQATYPVVNWEENFGSAAIFLNALKESGVEVDTSKSELVCDISDKFLEKCIESFRPYIPEAKGNEHKNVQVISTLASLPIDSGLTANNFKVVFIFENAEPQSAESVYLKLYALSLGKAKLRSLNLNGAFGKLQNCAWVGNQPIELDWLRENEIVLKISGKYPTIDMVDKFPRFLGHVIPADNTRILETSKVRFGAQLAAGTTVMPGAAYINFNAGTEGAVMVEGRISSSAVVGAGSDVGGGASILGVLSGTDGIPVTIGENTLLGANSCTGTAIGDGCIIDAGVTILPGTKISLSDKAVEQLKEINPNKQIKNIMKGSDFLGVNGVHFRVNSQTGQTVAMRSTREVKLNADLH from the coding sequence ATGGCTTACACTAAAGAAGATTTTAAACAATTAGTAACAGATATTCAATCTCAAGCATGGTATAAAAATCCTATTGGATTTGGTATTGCAAGAGTTGATAGAGGACAATTAAACAGTGATAAGATTTTACAAGCAACTTATCCAGTAGTAAACTGGGAAGAAAATTTTGGAAGTGCAGCAATTTTTTTAAATGCTTTAAAAGAAAGTGGTGTAGAAGTTGATACTTCAAAATCAGAATTAGTTTGTGATATTAGTGATAAATTTTTAGAAAAATGTATAGAGTCTTTTAGACCATATATTCCTGAAGCAAAAGGAAATGAGCATAAAAATGTTCAAGTTATTTCAACTTTAGCTTCTTTACCAATTGATAGTGGATTAACTGCAAATAATTTTAAAGTTGTATTTATTTTTGAAAATGCAGAACCACAAAGTGCTGAAAGTGTATATTTAAAACTTTATGCTTTATCTTTAGGAAAAGCAAAATTAAGAAGTCTTAATTTAAATGGTGCATTTGGTAAATTACAAAATTGTGCTTGGGTTGGAAATCAACCTATTGAATTAGATTGGTTAAGAGAAAATGAAATTGTATTAAAAATCTCAGGAAAATATCCAACTATTGATATGGTAGATAAATTCCCAAGATTCTTAGGACATGTAATCCCTGCTGATAATACAAGAATCCTAGAGACTTCAAAAGTAAGATTTGGAGCACAATTAGCTGCTGGTACAACAGTAATGCCAGGTGCAGCATATATTAACTTTAATGCTGGAACAGAAGGTGCAGTAATGGTTGAGGGAAGAATTTCTTCTAGTGCTGTTGTTGGTGCTGGTTCTGATGTTGGAGGAGGAGCTTCTATTCTTGGTGTACTTTCTGGAACAGATGGTATTCCTGTTACTATTGGAGAAAATACTCTTCTTGGAGCAAACTCTTGTACAGGAACAGCTATTGGTGATGGTTGTATTATTGATGCTGGAGTTACAATTTTACCAGGTACAAAAATCTCACTTTCTGATAAAGCTGTTGAGCAATTAAAAGAAATTAATCCAAATAAACAGATTAAAAATATTATGAAAGGAAGTGACTTCTTAGGTGTAAATGGAGTTCACTTTAGAGTAAATTCTCAAACTGGACAAACAGTTGCTATGAGAAGTACAAGAGAAGTTAAATTAAACGCAGATTTACACTAA